In Chlorocebus sabaeus isolate Y175 chromosome 11, mChlSab1.0.hap1, whole genome shotgun sequence, one DNA window encodes the following:
- the CMKLR1 gene encoding chemerin-like receptor 1: MRMEDEDYNTSISYGDEYPDYLDSIVVLEELSPVEARVTRIFLVVVYSIVCFLGILGNGLVIIIATFKMKKTVNTVWFLNLAVADFLFNVFLPIHIAYAAMDYHWVFGTAMCKISNFLLIHNMFTSVFLLTVISFDRCISVLLPVWSQNHRSVRLAYMACMVIWVLAFFLSSPSLVFRDTANLHGKISCFNNFSLSTPGSSSWPAHSQMDPVGYSRHMVVTVTRFLCGFLVPVLIITACYLTIVCKLQRNRLAKTKKPFKIIVTIIITFFFCWCPYHTLNLLELHHTAMPGSVFSLGLPLATALAIANSCMNPILYVFMGQDFKKFKVALFSRLVNALSEDTGHSSYPSHRSFTKMSSMNERTSINERETSML, encoded by the exons ATG AGAATGGAGGATGAAGATTACAACACTTCCATCAGTTATGGTGATGAATACCCTGATTATTTAGACTCCATTGTGGTTTTGGAGGAGTTATCCCCCGTGGAAGCCAGGGTGACCAGGATCTTCCTGGTGGTGGTCTACAGCATCGTCTGCTTCCTCGGGATTCTGGGCAATGGTCTGGTGATCATCATTGCCACCTTCAAGATGAAGAAGACAGTGAACACAGTCTGGTTCCTCAACCTGGCAGTGGCAGATTTCCTGTTCAATGTCTTCCTCCCAATCCATATCGCCTATGCCGCCATGGACTACCACTGGGTTTTTGGGACAGCCATGTGCAAGATCAGCAACTTCCTTCTCATCCACAACATGTTCACCAGTGTCTTCCTGCTGACCGTCATCAGCTTCGACCGCTGCATCTCTGTGCTCCTCCCTGTCTGGTCCCAGAATCACCGCAGTGTTCGCCTGGCTTACATGGCTTGCATGGTCATCTGGGTCCTGGCTTTCTTCTTGAGTTCCCCATCTCTCGTCTTCCGGGACACAGCCAACCTGCATGGGAAAATATCCTGCTTCAACAACTTCAGCCTGTCCACACCTGGGTCTTCCTCGTGGCCCGCTCACTCCCAAATGGACCCTGTGGGGTATAGCCGGCACATGGTGGTGACTGTCACCCGCTTCCTCTGCGGCTTCCTGGTCCCAGTCCTTATCATCACAGCTTGCTACCTCACCATCGTCTGCAAACTGCAGCGCAACCGCCTGGCCAAGACCAAGAAGCCCTTCAAGATTATCGTGACCATCATCATTACCTTCTTCTTCTGCTGGTGCCCCTACCACACACTCAACCTCCTAGAGCTCCAccacactgccatgcctggctctgTCTTCAGCCTGGGTTTGCCACTGGCCACTGCCCTCGCCATTGCCAATAGCTGCATGAACCCCATTCTGTATGTTTTCAtgggtcaggacttcaagaagTTCAAGGTGGCCCTCTTCTCCCGCCTGGTCAATGCTCTAAGTGAAGACACAGGCCACTCTTCCTACCCCAGCCATAGAAGCTTTACCAAGATGTCATCAATGAATGAGAGGACTTCGATTAATGAGAGGGAGACCAGCATGCTTTGA